In Leptospira sp. WS58.C1, a single genomic region encodes these proteins:
- a CDS encoding CheR family methyltransferase — translation MDESFSSFSQITDEEFKFIKDLMYKETGIFLADHKKIMVQSRLNSRARMYKMQNVSEYIRGLQADRKFFQSELTELINRITTNKTDFFRENHHFEFLKETFFPSVEEKALKSGKKQLRIWSSACSTGEEPYSIAITCAEYFMHKPGWDIKIYASDIDTNVVQTAQEGIYKADRLDPVSETLKKRYFLKVKDLTGKNQDTYQAKPEIKSMIEFHKANLLETPYPIREKMDCIFCRNVIIYFDKPTQKKIFENFEHVLKDRGLLVIGHSETLFGISEAYKFLGHTVYQKKPII, via the coding sequence ATGGATGAAAGTTTTTCCAGTTTTTCTCAGATAACGGACGAAGAATTCAAATTCATTAAGGATTTGATGTATAAGGAAACCGGAATATTTCTGGCGGATCATAAAAAGATAATGGTCCAATCCAGGTTGAATTCCAGGGCCAGAATGTATAAGATGCAGAATGTTTCGGAATATATCCGAGGTCTGCAGGCCGATCGTAAGTTTTTCCAAAGCGAACTTACGGAACTTATTAATCGTATCACCACCAATAAAACCGATTTTTTCCGCGAAAACCATCATTTCGAATTTTTAAAGGAAACCTTTTTTCCATCCGTAGAGGAGAAGGCTTTGAAGTCCGGAAAAAAGCAGCTACGCATCTGGTCCAGCGCTTGTTCTACCGGGGAAGAGCCTTACTCAATCGCAATCACTTGTGCGGAATATTTTATGCACAAGCCGGGTTGGGATATTAAAATTTATGCATCCGATATCGATACGAACGTGGTACAAACCGCTCAAGAAGGAATTTATAAAGCGGATCGTTTAGATCCGGTCAGTGAGACTCTCAAAAAAAGATATTTTCTAAAAGTGAAGGATCTGACCGGCAAAAATCAGGACACCTATCAAGCAAAACCTGAGATCAAGTCCATGATCGAATTTCATAAGGCAAATCTTTTAGAAACTCCTTATCCGATACGGGAGAAAATGGATTGTATCTTTTGCAGAAACGTGATTATCTATTTCGATAAGCCTACCCAAAAGAAAATTTTCGAAAATTTCGAACATGTGCTGAAAGATAGAGGGCTTTTGGTGATAGGCCATTCCGAAACTCTATTCGGTATCTCGGAAGCGTACAAGTTCTTAGGTCATACTGTATATCAGAAAAAGCCTATAATTTAA
- a CDS encoding menaquinone biosynthetic enzyme MqnA/MqnD family protein has product MRIGIVKHLNARPLTWGFEQNSEHIVVPENPSLLKDYLLRGLVDVGLISSIECLRNSDVLSVSMKVGVCASDQVRSIKFFKNKKEAYPPYRILTDNGSRTSMALVRVLVHNDSGQLPEVAPTDPKIIKQEISIGRGSHMLFGDNALFAEWDPEVYDVKDLAEWWYETTGTSFIFALWASKKPLELPDSFYEDSLKYGLAHIEEIIEKESRLPADLVRTYLTQELHYEITESDRKGFELFGKYCNDLGIL; this is encoded by the coding sequence GTGAGAATTGGAATCGTCAAACATCTGAATGCCCGTCCCTTAACCTGGGGATTCGAGCAAAATTCAGAACATATAGTCGTACCGGAAAATCCCTCCCTATTAAAGGATTATCTATTACGGGGCCTGGTGGACGTAGGGTTGATCTCCTCGATCGAATGTCTTAGAAACTCCGACGTACTTTCCGTTTCTATGAAAGTTGGGGTCTGCGCCTCCGATCAGGTACGCTCCATAAAGTTTTTCAAAAATAAAAAGGAAGCCTACCCTCCTTACCGAATACTCACAGATAACGGTTCCAGGACAAGTATGGCCTTGGTTAGGGTGTTAGTACATAACGATTCCGGACAATTGCCGGAAGTTGCCCCTACGGATCCAAAGATCATCAAACAGGAGATTTCCATCGGAAGAGGGTCCCATATGCTATTCGGGGACAACGCGTTATTCGCAGAATGGGATCCGGAAGTGTACGATGTAAAAGACCTAGCGGAATGGTGGTATGAAACCACAGGGACTTCGTTCATATTCGCACTTTGGGCCTCTAAAAAACCGTTAGAATTACCTGACAGTTTCTATGAGGATTCCTTAAAATACGGCCTTGCTCATATCGAAGAAATCATCGAAAAAGAATCTAGACTCCCTGCCGACCTGGTCCGAACTTATCTCACCCAAGAACTACATTATGAAATAACGGAAAGCGACCGCAAGGGTTTCGAACTGTTCGGAAAATATTGCAACGACCTAGGGATCTTATAG
- a CDS encoding UDP-N-acetylmuramoyl-L-alanyl-D-glutamate--2,6-diaminopimelate ligase, whose protein sequence is MKLSELLDLFPNIKLISGSYTSDDKIEFVRTDSRKLGPNDLFCLPDSSGDKGAEYAKAASSKYILIGSKLQIPKLENKIVLRTDLDPESLAGPIASIILDNPSSKLKVIGVTGTNGKTSLTHILAYLGESQGKSCGIIGTTGVKFKGILSDTGYTTPDPSSLQAILKEMYDSGVEYVFMEASSHGLKLGRTNGVQFKAGVFSNLTQDHLDFHPDMEDYLKSKALLFSSVASYPETFGVIDSDAPGGKDFKSTVEVSSPALKLFSLGRNSGEFEIHSESFSLEKTSYLIRLSEVWGGDTKITTNLLGGFNVRNTALAFVTALGLGWDKRSLLSALESIPQIPGRFQIYYSKDRSKMAVVDYAHTPDALENILKSIRESKPKELIALFGCGGDRDKSKRPKMAKIAQELADKVILTSDNPRTEDPESILDDIQAGFSSGYSPMLREVDRAKAILYGISHLKEGGCLLVAGKGHEDYQIIGRDKRYFDDGQEIQKAFGSFHQ, encoded by the coding sequence TTGAAACTTTCAGAGCTCCTTGATCTTTTTCCGAATATTAAATTAATTTCAGGTTCTTATACTTCCGACGATAAGATTGAATTTGTCCGCACTGATTCCAGAAAGTTAGGACCGAATGACCTATTTTGTCTCCCCGATTCTTCGGGAGATAAGGGAGCAGAATACGCCAAGGCCGCTTCCTCTAAATATATATTAATAGGATCTAAATTACAAATTCCGAAATTAGAAAACAAGATCGTTCTTAGAACTGATCTGGACCCGGAAAGTTTAGCCGGTCCGATCGCTTCTATTATTTTAGATAATCCCTCTTCCAAACTAAAAGTGATAGGAGTAACAGGGACTAACGGTAAAACTTCCTTAACTCATATCTTAGCTTACTTGGGAGAATCTCAGGGAAAATCCTGCGGGATCATAGGAACCACAGGCGTAAAATTTAAGGGTATATTATCCGACACAGGATACACCACTCCGGATCCAAGTAGCCTTCAAGCCATTCTGAAAGAAATGTACGATTCGGGAGTGGAATATGTTTTTATGGAGGCGAGTTCTCACGGTTTAAAACTCGGAAGAACCAACGGGGTCCAATTTAAGGCAGGAGTATTTTCTAATCTCACTCAAGATCATTTGGATTTTCATCCGGATATGGAAGATTATCTAAAAAGTAAGGCGCTTCTGTTTTCTTCCGTAGCTTCCTATCCGGAAACTTTCGGTGTTATAGATTCGGATGCTCCCGGTGGAAAAGATTTTAAATCCACAGTGGAGGTTTCTTCTCCGGCCCTAAAACTTTTCTCCCTCGGTAGAAATTCAGGAGAATTCGAGATCCATTCCGAATCATTCTCCTTGGAAAAAACTTCTTACCTGATCCGTCTTTCCGAGGTTTGGGGCGGAGATACGAAGATTACCACAAATCTTCTTGGCGGTTTTAATGTAAGGAACACCGCGCTTGCATTTGTGACCGCACTGGGATTGGGTTGGGATAAAAGATCCCTTCTATCCGCTTTGGAAAGTATTCCTCAGATTCCGGGAAGATTTCAGATCTACTATAGTAAGGATAGGTCCAAAATGGCGGTCGTGGATTATGCTCATACTCCGGATGCCCTGGAAAATATTTTGAAAAGTATCCGAGAATCGAAACCGAAAGAACTGATCGCACTTTTCGGATGTGGTGGGGATAGGGACAAGAGCAAACGTCCTAAAATGGCGAAGATCGCTCAAGAACTTGCAGACAAGGTGATTCTCACTTCCGATAACCCAAGAACGGAAGATCCGGAAAGTATCTTGGATGATATACAAGCAGGTTTTTCCTCCGGATACTCCCCAATGCTCAGAGAAGTGGATCGAGCAAAAGCCATTCTATACGGGATCTCCCACTTGAAAGAAGGCGGCTGTCTTCTTGTAGCCGGAAAAGGACATGAAGACTACCAGATCATAGGTAGGGATAAAAGGTATTTTGACGACGGGCAAGAGATCCAAAAGGCATTCGGTTCCTTCCATCAATAA
- a CDS encoding methyl-accepting chemotaxis protein, whose product MQRNSLKIIILAVSTITIVLLTVGISSFAYFTAKKYVEEAYIDEMKKVSKLAGKHIKFFFDQQTTLAEFVNSNTPFIKATIARDKGSLNPILANIFKKYDTYENVFLSTPEENPLVFADATGKANNFRWGGTGFDANIKAALEGKNLLSKVNPSPVTGEAVAVLTVPTKEGNQIVGILGFAISLNKMTETIVNGITIGSDGYIAITDMNGVVVGHPDKSLILKLDLSKTDWGKKLLTLPSEQHMEYFFKKEKIATVYDVPEYGLRVSAVVSKDELAEVVHQMLFRIIAFAFVFLVASIFIIYKIVNIRLHPLQEARELFRSMSTGDLTASLKIYHEDEIGDLSKDTNSFLESLRTSVREIQKISQELASSAEELSASSENFSNGAQSTAASTEEMSATVEEMSAGMDNISGSIYNQYRNISEFQIKITELSQSVNQIGEEIQNTLNMAKSISLQAKKGEESLSGMNAMISNILKSSGEMTAIIGIINDISDQTQLLALNAAIEAARAGEAGKGFAVVAEEISKLSEKTASSIKSISAMISKNTGELDSGAKGIQASTEIIHAIIRNVDQVSDAMDRLYSITGSQTNINRAVTDNAGKVKTESEAVKLAADEQKKAVSEISQVIMQINEHTINTASGAEQMSSSSRNLSNTAEILKNISEKFKL is encoded by the coding sequence ATGCAAAGAAACAGTTTAAAGATCATCATCCTAGCAGTAAGTACGATCACTATCGTTCTACTTACGGTGGGGATTTCCTCCTTCGCATACTTTACCGCCAAAAAATACGTGGAAGAAGCTTACATAGACGAGATGAAAAAGGTCTCGAAATTAGCCGGAAAACATATCAAGTTCTTCTTCGATCAGCAAACCACTTTGGCCGAGTTCGTAAATTCCAATACTCCGTTCATCAAAGCTACGATAGCAAGGGATAAGGGAAGTCTGAATCCCATACTCGCAAATATATTCAAAAAATATGATACTTACGAGAATGTGTTCCTATCCACTCCGGAGGAAAATCCCTTGGTTTTCGCAGATGCCACAGGCAAAGCGAACAATTTCCGCTGGGGAGGGACCGGCTTTGACGCAAATATAAAGGCTGCATTAGAGGGAAAAAATCTTTTAAGTAAGGTAAACCCTTCTCCAGTGACTGGGGAAGCGGTTGCTGTTCTTACGGTTCCGACTAAGGAAGGAAATCAAATAGTAGGTATCCTGGGTTTTGCGATCTCTCTTAACAAAATGACAGAGACTATAGTGAACGGAATTACGATCGGATCGGACGGATACATAGCGATCACGGACATGAACGGAGTTGTAGTGGGACATCCCGATAAGTCGCTGATACTAAAATTAGATCTGAGCAAAACGGATTGGGGTAAAAAACTACTAACCCTCCCTTCCGAACAACATATGGAATATTTTTTCAAAAAGGAAAAAATTGCCACGGTTTACGATGTTCCGGAGTACGGCCTGAGAGTCTCAGCAGTGGTGTCCAAGGACGAACTCGCAGAAGTAGTCCATCAAATGTTATTTAGGATCATAGCATTTGCGTTCGTCTTCCTGGTAGCCTCCATATTCATTATTTATAAAATAGTAAATATTCGTCTTCATCCTTTACAGGAAGCGAGAGAACTATTCCGCTCCATGTCCACAGGCGATCTGACTGCGAGCCTAAAGATCTATCATGAAGACGAGATAGGAGACCTAAGTAAGGATACCAATTCGTTCTTAGAAAGTCTAAGAACCTCGGTAAGAGAGATCCAAAAGATCTCCCAAGAACTTGCATCTTCCGCGGAAGAATTATCCGCGAGTTCGGAAAATTTCTCCAATGGAGCCCAATCCACGGCGGCTTCTACCGAGGAAATGTCAGCAACTGTGGAAGAGATGTCCGCGGGGATGGACAATATCTCCGGCTCCATCTACAATCAGTACCGGAATATTTCGGAATTCCAGATAAAGATCACAGAACTTTCCCAAAGTGTGAATCAAATCGGAGAAGAGATTCAGAATACCCTAAACATGGCCAAGTCTATTTCCCTTCAGGCAAAAAAGGGAGAAGAATCCCTGTCCGGAATGAATGCGATGATCTCGAATATTCTCAAATCCTCCGGAGAAATGACTGCTATCATCGGAATCATCAACGATATTTCCGACCAAACCCAACTGCTCGCATTGAATGCAGCGATAGAAGCGGCGAGAGCAGGCGAAGCAGGAAAAGGGTTCGCAGTTGTTGCAGAAGAGATCTCCAAACTTTCAGAAAAGACAGCTTCTTCTATCAAATCTATCTCCGCAATGATCTCTAAAAACACGGGAGAACTGGACAGCGGAGCCAAAGGGATCCAGGCATCTACTGAGATCATCCACGCGATCATCCGGAATGTGGATCAAGTGTCGGATGCAATGGACAGATTGTATTCCATCACCGGCTCCCAAACAAATATAAATCGAGCAGTGACGGATAACGCAGGTAAAGTAAAGACCGAATCGGAAGCGGTAAAATTAGCCGCGGATGAGCAGAAAAAAGCAGTCTCGGAAATTTCTCAGGTGATCATGCAGATCAACGAACATACGATCAACACTGCATCCGGAGCGGAACAGATGTCTTCCTCCTCCAGGAATTTGTCTAATACGGCGGAGATACTCAAAAATATCTCCGAAAAATTCAAATTATAA
- the mraY gene encoding phospho-N-acetylmuramoyl-pentapeptide-transferase, translating to MFYFLYERFFQDLDSLRLFSYVTVRALMAGLTSMFLTFWFGGRVIDFLHGLKFRESVRDDGPKSHSSKSGTPTMGGLMIVSALVVSVLLWGNLRNSNVLLLLICSISFATLGFIDDYMKSVKKIKGGMRARTKFAASVVLAAIFCGVFLYSTGEAPKGTTGKILFHLTDLFLPFVKGPILSWGYFAIPFSILVILGSSHGVNLTDGLDGLAGGTAGIVVGTLGLIAYVSGTPVAANYLNIPYLPHAHEYSVFLAALTGALIGFLWFNSHPAQVFMGDTGSLFLGATIGLTCVMLKKEILLIILGGIFVAESLSVILQVGSFKLTQKRIFRMAPLHHHFELGGVPETKVVIRFWIAAIILAIISLSSLKIQ from the coding sequence ATGTTTTATTTTTTATACGAAAGATTTTTCCAAGATCTAGATTCCTTAAGGCTTTTCAGCTATGTAACCGTTCGGGCCTTGATGGCCGGATTAACTTCCATGTTCCTGACTTTTTGGTTCGGGGGAAGGGTGATCGATTTTTTACACGGATTAAAATTCAGGGAAAGTGTACGGGACGACGGACCGAAATCTCATAGCTCCAAGTCGGGGACTCCTACAATGGGCGGTCTTATGATCGTATCCGCTTTGGTTGTATCCGTTTTACTTTGGGGAAATTTAAGAAATTCGAATGTTCTTCTCTTACTAATTTGTTCTATTTCATTCGCTACCTTAGGATTTATCGACGATTATATGAAGTCGGTAAAAAAGATCAAGGGTGGAATGAGAGCCCGCACTAAGTTTGCCGCTTCGGTGGTTTTAGCCGCGATCTTTTGCGGAGTTTTTTTGTATTCTACGGGAGAGGCTCCGAAAGGTACTACAGGTAAGATCCTATTCCATTTGACGGATCTATTCTTACCTTTCGTGAAAGGGCCGATCCTGTCTTGGGGATATTTCGCGATCCCGTTTTCGATTTTAGTAATATTAGGATCTTCTCATGGAGTCAATCTGACCGACGGTTTGGACGGTCTTGCCGGCGGGACCGCAGGGATTGTTGTCGGAACTCTCGGGTTGATAGCATACGTTTCCGGAACACCTGTCGCTGCAAATTATTTGAATATTCCTTATCTTCCTCATGCGCATGAATACAGTGTTTTCCTTGCAGCATTGACGGGAGCATTGATCGGGTTTCTTTGGTTCAATAGTCATCCTGCCCAGGTTTTTATGGGAGATACCGGGTCCTTATTTTTAGGAGCCACCATCGGGCTCACCTGCGTAATGTTAAAAAAGGAGATCCTACTTATTATTTTAGGCGGGATTTTTGTCGCAGAATCCTTGTCTGTGATCCTACAAGTCGGTTCTTTTAAGCTGACTCAAAAAAGGATTTTTAGAATGGCTCCATTACATCACCATTTTGAATTGGGAGGGGTGCCTGAAACAAAAGTGGTCATCCGCTTCTGGATAGCAGCCATTATTTTAGCGATCATCTCCTTATCTAGTTTGAAAATACAATGA
- a CDS encoding STAS domain-containing protein — protein MLIKVDYEILNGDHEALRAYLNSHVEGNPASVILDLDEVQVITSVALGTLVAFANRLRGQGILLETINVSPKLLEIIKLVSLDQALGIR, from the coding sequence ATGCTGATCAAAGTAGATTATGAGATCCTAAACGGTGATCATGAGGCTTTGCGTGCCTACTTGAATTCACATGTAGAAGGGAATCCTGCATCCGTAATTTTGGATCTGGATGAAGTGCAGGTGATTACTTCGGTCGCTTTAGGGACTTTGGTAGCGTTTGCAAATCGTCTCCGGGGCCAGGGTATTCTTTTGGAAACGATCAATGTCAGTCCTAAATTACTGGAAATTATTAAGTTAGTCTCTTTGGACCAGGCATTGGGTATTCGTTGA
- a CDS encoding methyl-accepting chemotaxis protein, giving the protein MQKSSLKFILLGAGIVILTVLTLLISGNAYYFGQKKITENHLNQMQNVVAVVAQEFDAFLLTHTNVAKTLAADPRAIQTAITGKPIAGDFFKEVHQRYGVYENIFVMSLDGEKRILADSLDGRSLGYKAKGDELKDNVAAVKEGKHYLGPPQKSPITGLPVAVISVPIRDGANIIGVLNIALSFEDISEKVINKIRIGEQGYVSVMSQTGLVIAHPKKEMIMNLDVAKEPYGQKMLELKSGEIFEFSFKGSDRYSTVSRLDQWRMTVIAIQPKAEVREALVELLLSIGLTSLITVGISVFLFYILLKKRLDPLENASRLFQTMSQGDLTSDIQVVYNDEIGVMSADLNSFIASLRSSLKDIQRIAMELASSAEELTVSSQSFATGAQSTAASSEQMSATVEEMSAGMENISSVTDRQYSNILEFHTKIKELSSGVRKIGSEIKNTLQIAESISREAKRGESSLTGMSNMIENILKSSGEMKSIIGIINDISDQTQLLALNAAIEAARAGEAGKGFAVVAEEISKLSVKTASSIKSIGEMINKNNSELDEGAKGIRSSVEILHSIIKNVDSVGEAMSHLFEITSAQESVNKSVDEQSDRVGTEAEGVKLATDEQKRAVREISQVITQINEHTLNTASGSEQMSSSAQNLATTAEILKNITEKFKI; this is encoded by the coding sequence ATGCAGAAAAGCAGTTTAAAGTTCATCCTTCTAGGCGCAGGCATCGTCATTCTCACAGTATTAACGTTATTGATCTCGGGGAATGCCTACTACTTCGGTCAGAAAAAAATCACTGAAAACCATCTGAATCAAATGCAGAATGTCGTAGCAGTGGTCGCTCAAGAGTTCGACGCATTCTTATTAACCCATACCAACGTAGCAAAAACGTTAGCCGCAGATCCAAGAGCCATACAAACTGCTATCACAGGCAAACCGATTGCGGGCGACTTCTTTAAAGAAGTCCACCAAAGATACGGGGTTTACGAGAACATTTTCGTTATGAGCTTGGATGGAGAAAAAAGGATCCTAGCGGATAGTTTGGATGGAAGATCTCTAGGTTATAAAGCGAAAGGTGACGAGCTAAAGGACAATGTCGCCGCAGTAAAAGAAGGAAAACATTACTTAGGCCCTCCTCAAAAATCTCCCATCACAGGACTTCCGGTTGCTGTGATCTCCGTTCCGATACGTGACGGAGCGAATATCATTGGAGTTTTGAACATAGCCCTCTCCTTCGAGGATATCTCGGAAAAAGTGATCAATAAGATCCGAATTGGGGAACAAGGTTATGTTTCCGTAATGAGTCAAACCGGTTTGGTGATCGCTCATCCTAAGAAGGAAATGATCATGAATTTGGACGTAGCTAAAGAACCCTACGGCCAAAAAATGTTGGAATTGAAATCAGGAGAAATTTTCGAATTCAGTTTCAAAGGATCGGATCGTTACTCCACCGTTTCCAGATTGGACCAATGGAGAATGACCGTAATTGCCATCCAACCCAAAGCGGAAGTTAGGGAAGCATTAGTAGAACTTCTGCTTTCTATAGGGCTTACAAGTTTAATCACAGTAGGAATTTCCGTTTTTCTATTTTATATTCTTCTAAAGAAGAGACTGGATCCATTGGAAAATGCGAGCAGGCTTTTCCAAACCATGTCGCAAGGAGATCTAACCTCGGACATCCAAGTCGTATACAACGATGAGATTGGCGTAATGAGTGCGGATCTGAATTCTTTTATTGCCAGCCTAAGATCTTCTTTGAAAGATATCCAACGTATCGCGATGGAACTTGCTTCTTCTGCGGAGGAATTGACGGTTTCTTCCCAAAGTTTTGCGACCGGCGCTCAATCCACCGCTGCTTCATCCGAGCAGATGTCGGCAACCGTGGAAGAGATGTCCGCAGGAATGGAAAATATCTCCTCGGTCACCGATAGGCAATACTCGAATATATTAGAATTTCATACTAAAATAAAAGAACTGTCTTCCGGAGTCAGAAAGATAGGCTCGGAGATCAAAAATACCCTGCAGATCGCAGAATCCATTTCCCGAGAAGCGAAAAGAGGCGAGAGTTCGCTAACAGGAATGAGCAATATGATAGAAAATATCCTGAAGTCCTCCGGAGAAATGAAATCCATTATAGGAATTATCAACGATATTTCCGACCAAACACAGTTGCTCGCATTGAATGCAGCCATCGAGGCGGCAAGAGCAGGAGAAGCTGGAAAAGGATTCGCAGTTGTTGCGGAAGAAATCTCCAAACTTTCAGTTAAAACGGCTTCCTCCATTAAATCCATCGGAGAGATGATCAATAAGAACAACTCCGAATTGGACGAAGGCGCCAAAGGGATCCGTTCCTCTGTGGAGATCTTACATAGCATCATCAAAAACGTAGACTCCGTAGGGGAAGCAATGAGTCACCTATTCGAGATCACTTCCGCGCAAGAATCCGTAAACAAGTCCGTGGACGAACAATCGGATCGTGTAGGAACGGAGGCAGAAGGTGTAAAACTCGCAACAGATGAACAAAAAAGAGCCGTAAGAGAGATCTCCCAGGTGATCACTCAGATCAACGAGCATACCTTAAATACAGCCTCGGGATCGGAACAGATGTCTTCCTCCGCGCAGAACCTTGCCACTACAGCGGAAATATTAAAAAACATAACCGAAAAATTTAAAATCTAA
- the rsmH gene encoding 16S rRNA (cytosine(1402)-N(4))-methyltransferase RsmH — MENELEPVHYSVLYREILTFFLSVFDKDRELLFLDGTAGEGGHSLLLLEQFPNSKLVLVDRDSVMLSRAKTRLSAHSSRVIPIEANFSDLDSEFLNSFGISNPPDGILLDLGISTFHLLHAGRGFSFRENEPLDMRLSSSGGISAEDVINTYPEKVLSKIFYEYGEERWTKKIVEAILERRRHSRIGYSGDLAQLVSRVIPRKFWPPGRHPATRVFQALRIEVNQELLHIEIGVKKLLDLVARGGLLQVISFHSLEDRIVKNLFRDYARTGEAKLLTKKPVLPTDAEMKENPASRSAKLRVIHKSLPTDIEEEEEDEEE; from the coding sequence TTGGAAAACGAATTGGAACCTGTCCATTATTCGGTGCTCTATCGGGAGATACTTACCTTTTTCCTTTCCGTATTCGATAAGGACCGAGAACTCCTTTTTTTAGACGGAACAGCGGGAGAAGGAGGACATAGTCTTCTACTCTTAGAACAATTCCCAAATTCTAAACTGGTTTTAGTGGATCGGGACTCTGTCATGTTGTCCAGGGCTAAAACAAGACTTTCCGCTCATTCTTCCAGAGTGATTCCTATCGAAGCCAATTTTTCGGATCTCGATTCCGAGTTCTTGAACAGCTTCGGGATTTCCAATCCGCCGGACGGCATTCTTTTGGATTTGGGGATTTCTACCTTTCACCTTTTACACGCAGGAAGAGGTTTCAGTTTTCGAGAGAATGAACCTTTGGATATGAGACTTTCTTCTTCCGGTGGGATCTCGGCAGAAGACGTGATCAATACGTATCCGGAAAAAGTTTTAAGTAAAATTTTTTACGAGTATGGGGAAGAGCGTTGGACCAAGAAGATCGTAGAAGCGATCTTAGAAAGAAGAAGACATTCTCGGATCGGTTACTCGGGAGATCTTGCACAATTGGTTTCCAGAGTGATTCCCAGAAAGTTTTGGCCTCCGGGTAGACACCCGGCGACTCGGGTCTTCCAAGCTCTGAGGATCGAAGTGAACCAGGAACTTCTTCATATAGAGATCGGGGTAAAAAAACTTTTGGATCTGGTCGCAAGGGGCGGGCTCTTACAAGTGATCTCTTTTCATTCACTGGAAGATAGGATCGTTAAAAACTTGTTCAGGGACTATGCAAGAACTGGAGAAGCGAAACTTCTTACCAAAAAGCCCGTGCTTCCGACGGATGCCGAGATGAAAGAAAATCCTGCTTCTCGTTCCGCAAAATTACGTGTCATCCATAAATCCCTTCCGACCGATATTGAAGAGGAAGAGGAGGATGAAGAAGAATGA
- a CDS encoding rhodanese-like domain-containing protein, whose translation MFRTFYILLIITLFSFSSCKNKEDRELVEWVEKGALVLDVRTPDEYEKRHFPGAVNIPIDSLPLRSDELGPKDRQIILYCQSGGGRSQRAKSLLEEKGFSHIRNAGGIDHLFSVISSE comes from the coding sequence ATGTTTCGGACATTTTATATTCTTCTAATAATAACTCTTTTTTCTTTCTCTTCCTGCAAGAATAAGGAAGACAGGGAACTTGTAGAATGGGTGGAGAAGGGCGCCCTAGTCCTGGATGTTAGAACTCCGGATGAATATGAAAAACGTCATTTTCCCGGAGCTGTCAATATTCCGATCGATAGTTTACCGTTGAGATCAGATGAACTAGGCCCGAAGGACAGGCAAATCATTTTATATTGTCAATCCGGCGGCGGACGTAGTCAAAGAGCCAAATCCCTCTTAGAGGAAAAAGGTTTTTCTCATATACGGAACGCCGGGGGAATCGACCATCTATTTTCGGTAATATCAAGTGAGTAA